CATCATCAAGGAAATACAGACATGTAACATCAACTGTAAAACATCAGTACATGATGTAAGAACCTTTAAATCTAATGTCTTGAAGAGCTTTCCTGTGAACAAACTTGACCACATTCCCACATCTCATAGCTTCACATATAACCTACGACAAACTCGAGCATATAATTAGTTCTGTATGGAGAAGTTTATCCCTCAAAGAAAAGTAGATTGtgtgaaaaattaatttctgAAATGATGTTATACATTGGAAGTGAACTCCATCTTCTTATAGTCTGCCCAGTTCAAGGTTTCCCCTTCCTCCTTGCATTTCCTTATCCCTTGGTGTTCTTCCTGCATAAATGTTGAGTAAACTCCTCTTTAGCATAGCACATGTAGTATTTTTACAgcatgtagagagagagagagagaccttcaATTTTTCTAATGCATTTGGTGCATGCCCCAGAAAGTAGACAATCAAGGCCATAAGTGTTGCCGTTGTCTCGTAGCCAGCTAGCAAGAGGTCCAATACAATGCTTATTTTCTCGTCATAGCTTAGGCTTGGATTTGACAAAATCCCATCTAAGAAGTCTCCTCCTGTAACCCCCACATTCCTTTGCTCCCTCTCTGTTATGATTCCTTTCACGGTGGAAGAAAGTCTTGCTCTAGCCTAAAGAAAACCAGTAAAATGGAGaactaaattaagttagctTTGAGAAGTAGCTTAGCATAATCATAATTTAGTTATATATTACCTTCACAGCTTTGGCATAAGCGCTCCCAGGGATTTTTAGAGGCAAAGACACAAAACCTGTCATGAAAGTTTCAAAGTCTTCTAATATGGTCGAGGCAATTGGCTCCTCTGGTTTAATACTCAAAAGATGCTTCATCATAGTATTGAGTGCAAActgtgaataaaaaaaaatgaagtccaAGATGAATTCAAGTATACCATTATATTCTGAAAGATGGTGAAAGTAAATACCATACCACTTTAGCTTCTTTGTAAAATGAGACTGCTTTACAGTTTCTCCATGAATCCATCATTGAGATTGTCAGAGTCTCTACAGAATGAAGGAATTCTGGTGATGACTTGGAAATGCCGACAAAGCTTACAGCAAAGCTCCTAATCTTCTTGTGAATGTCTCCGGACACCATAAGCAAAGAATGCTTGCCAAGAATGTcatgcatgggcttggggtAGCTGGCTTGAAATAGCTTCTCTTCATTCTGAAGAATAAACATGTTTAGTTCATGGTCGCAGGAAACTATGGTTGGTGAACCAAATAGATGGGACTTGAAAATCCTCCCATACCTGCATGAAAACAATAGAAAATAACCATTATGTAATGTAATAACTAAGCCCTGACAATGCATTGATTAATTAAAGTTGGCGAGATACGAACATCTACATACAAATAATATTGTTGATgtttaaattcattaaaaaaataaaaaggaaaaggaaaaaagaagcatAAAGTACAGAAAATTGGTAAATCACCTAGAGCAATGTTCTTGTAAGAAGCTCCCTATAGAGTTTGATTTATGGGGTTTGAGGAAGCCAATGGTCTCCCCCAAAATGGGCCATCCCATGTTACCAGGAGGTAAGTTTGGAAGCTCTTGTTTCCCAAAAAAGTGTAGGAGAAGAAAAGCCAAAGCTAGTCCTAACCAGAGAGCTAATATTATAGGCAAAAACATCTCTCTTGCTGAAGAAACTCAAGAAGCTTGTCTTGTTTGATGACTCTCGAACCCTTGCAAAGCTCTCAGCTGGTTTGTTTCCCTATgcttgcaaatatatatatactcacacACACATTCTCAGACCATCTCTGGAATACTTATTGTAGATTATGCCTTGACATTTTTTTActaa
This is a stretch of genomic DNA from Carya illinoinensis cultivar Pawnee chromosome 3, C.illinoinensisPawnee_v1, whole genome shotgun sequence. It encodes these proteins:
- the LOC122303891 gene encoding cytochrome P450 724B1 — translated: MFLPIILALWLGLALAFLLLHFFGKQELPNLPPGNMGWPILGETIGFLKPHKSNSIGSFLQEHCSRYGRIFKSHLFGSPTIVSCDHELNMFILQNEEKLFQASYPKPMHDILGKHSLLMVSGDIHKKIRSFAVSFVGISKSSPEFLHSVETLTISMMDSWRNCKAVSFYKEAKVFALNTMMKHLLSIKPEEPIASTILEDFETFMTGFVSLPLKIPGSAYAKAVKARARLSSTVKGIITEREQRNVGVTGGDFLDGILSNPSLSYDEKISIVLDLLLAGYETTATLMALIVYFLGHAPNALEKLKEEHQGIRKCKEEGETLNWADYKKMEFTSNVICEAMRCGNVVKFVHRKALQDIRFKEFVIPSGWKVFPILTAVNFDATLHENPLEFNPWRWFDESTSKKVSPFGGGPRLCPGAELAKVEIAYFLHHLVLNYRWKTKADDYPLAHPYVQFRRGLLLEIDPIE